The Clostridioides sp. ES-S-0010-02 genome window below encodes:
- a CDS encoding PTS glucitol/sorbitol transporter subunit IIC: MENVITGLSKGAEWFIGLFQKGGEQFVGLISGTLPTLIVLMVAINSLIKIVGEERVNKWASKLGRNAFTRYTLLPLVSVFFLGNPMCYTFGRFLKEEHKAGFYDAAVSFVHPITGLFPHANAGELFVWLGISAGLTTLGKETTTLALWYFIVGLIVIFIRGVVTEKMYAFLTRKNKATNKA; this comes from the coding sequence ATGGAAAACGTTATTACAGGTCTAAGTAAAGGTGCAGAGTGGTTTATTGGTTTATTTCAAAAGGGAGGAGAACAATTTGTAGGTCTTATATCAGGGACTCTTCCAACATTAATCGTTTTAATGGTAGCTATTAACTCATTGATTAAAATAGTTGGTGAAGAAAGAGTAAATAAATGGGCTTCTAAACTTGGAAGAAATGCTTTTACAAGATATACTTTGCTTCCATTAGTGTCAGTATTTTTCTTAGGAAATCCTATGTGTTATACATTTGGTAGATTTCTAAAAGAGGAACATAAAGCAGGATTTTATGATGCAGCTGTTTCATTTGTACATCCAATTACAGGACTTTTCCCACATGCAAATGCAGGAGAACTTTTTGTATGGCTAGGTATTTCAGCAGGTTTAACTACATTAGGTAAGGAAACAACTACATTAGCATTATGGTATTTTATAGTTGGTCTAATTGTGATTTTTATAAGAGGTGTAGTAACAGAAAAAATGTACGCATTTTTAACAAGAAAAAATAAAGCAACAAATAAGGCTTAG
- a CDS encoding helix-turn-helix transcriptional regulator, giving the protein MIIIQLNERQLKIIDIVKENEPITSESIASSLNVTRATLRSDLAILTMTGILDARPKVGYFYSGVSEINLIGKSIKEKTVEDIMSMPVLAKKDESIYDVIVTMFLSDVGSIVIIDENEELCGVVSRKDLLKATIGGSDINKMPIGMIMTRTPNVVTLTKGASVLLASKKIIEHEVDSIPIVEYKEEDKNHMRVVGRISKTNITKLFLEIVDN; this is encoded by the coding sequence GTGATTATTATTCAGCTTAATGAAAGACAACTAAAAATAATAGATATAGTTAAGGAAAATGAACCAATAACGAGTGAAAGTATTGCCTCCAGCTTGAATGTGACTCGTGCTACACTTAGATCTGATTTAGCTATATTAACAATGACAGGAATACTAGACGCAAGACCAAAAGTTGGATATTTTTATTCAGGAGTTAGTGAAATTAATTTAATTGGTAAAAGTATAAAAGAAAAAACAGTAGAAGATATAATGAGCATGCCTGTACTAGCTAAGAAAGACGAAAGTATATATGATGTAATAGTCACTATGTTTTTATCTGATGTAGGGAGTATAGTTATTATAGATGAAAATGAAGAATTATGTGGAGTTGTTTCTAGAAAGGACTTATTAAAAGCAACTATAGGAGGTTCTGATATAAATAAGATGCCAATAGGTATGATAATGACAAGAACTCCAAATGTAGTTACTCTGACTAAGGGAGCAAGTGTTTTATTGGCTTCAAAAAAAATAATAGAACATGAAGTAGATTCGATTCCAATTGTTGAATATAAAGAAGAAGACAAAAATCATATGAGAGTTGTTGGGAGAATATCAAAAACCAACATAACTAAGCTATTTTTAGAAATAGTTGACAATTAA
- a CDS encoding NAD(P)-dependent oxidoreductase, producing MLDLNRKLAKLEEEGKKIKVALIGAGHMGNGMVSQMVNMKGMEASIVVDINLELARKAFTDAGIEEEIIDNVTNETDAELKLQEGKVLTCNDFLVACKTKSIDVVIDATGGIAIGAEIALNAILNKKHIVMLNAETDCVVGPILKKLADDAGVIFTGSAGDEPGAVMGLFDFADAMGFEVRVVGKGKNNKLDLDCNPDTVKEEAERKGASPHMIASFKEGTKTMVEMALMCNATGFVPDVRGGHGIEATVNEVPKKYALKSEGGVLDNYGVVDFVNGIAPGVFVVVAHKLKAVNDELKYLSMGDGPNYILYRPYHLCSLETPLSAAMAVLEHKATIVPKAGLVAEVMTIAKKDLKKGEYMDGYGAYTCYGTIEKYDVAKEMNAVPIGLISKKTKVIKDIKKGEVITYDMVEIEKDTTLYHLRQLQEKIFG from the coding sequence ATGTTAGATTTAAACAGAAAACTTGCAAAGCTAGAAGAAGAAGGTAAAAAAATAAAAGTAGCTCTTATAGGTGCTGGTCATATGGGTAATGGAATGGTAAGTCAAATGGTAAATATGAAAGGAATGGAAGCATCTATTGTTGTAGATATAAATCTAGAATTAGCTCGTAAAGCATTTACTGATGCAGGTATAGAAGAAGAAATCATAGATAATGTAACAAATGAAACAGATGCAGAATTAAAATTACAAGAAGGAAAAGTATTAACATGTAATGACTTTCTTGTGGCTTGCAAAACAAAGTCAATAGATGTAGTTATAGATGCAACAGGAGGTATTGCAATTGGTGCAGAAATAGCACTAAATGCTATTTTAAATAAAAAACATATAGTAATGTTAAACGCTGAAACTGATTGTGTTGTTGGTCCAATACTTAAAAAATTAGCAGATGACGCAGGAGTAATATTTACAGGTTCTGCAGGAGATGAACCAGGGGCAGTAATGGGTCTATTTGATTTTGCAGATGCAATGGGATTTGAAGTTAGAGTAGTAGGTAAAGGTAAAAACAATAAACTAGATTTAGACTGTAATCCTGATACTGTAAAAGAAGAAGCAGAAAGAAAAGGAGCTTCACCTCATATGATAGCTTCTTTTAAAGAAGGTACTAAAACAATGGTAGAAATGGCTTTAATGTGTAATGCAACTGGATTTGTACCTGATGTAAGAGGTGGGCATGGTATTGAAGCTACAGTTAATGAAGTACCTAAGAAATATGCATTAAAAAGCGAGGGTGGAGTATTAGATAATTATGGTGTAGTTGATTTTGTAAATGGTATAGCACCTGGTGTTTTCGTTGTAGTTGCTCATAAATTAAAAGCAGTTAATGATGAATTAAAATACTTAAGTATGGGTGATGGACCTAATTACATATTATATAGACCATATCATTTATGCAGTTTAGAAACTCCTTTATCAGCAGCAATGGCAGTTTTAGAGCATAAGGCTACAATAGTGCCTAAAGCTGGATTAGTTGCAGAAGTTATGACTATAGCTAAGAAAGACTTGAAAAAAGGTGAGTATATGGATGGATATGGTGCATATACATGCTATGGCACTATAGAAAAATATGATGTTGCAAAAGAAATGAATGCTGTACCTATTGGTTTAATCAGTAAAAAGACTAAAGTTATTAAAGATATTAAAAAGGGTGAAGTTATAACATATGATATGGTAGAGATAGAAAAAGATACTACTTTATATCATTTAAGACAATTACAAGAAAAAATATTTGGATAA
- a CDS encoding PTS glucitol/sorbitol transporter subunit IIB: MDANRVLKIEKGTSGWGGPLYIKKEATRNKILSMTAGGIHEVTLKIKELLDCEVIDGFKTGIPDEEVAVVIIDCGGTARCGVYPKKKIPTINVNPVGKTGPLAKFITEEYYVSDVNINCISILDGEETQKKSQENKNESQSSIRKPDNYNEVKSKAQEEYAKKNIILSIGQGAGQVVSKFYDAGRDTIQMIMNNVIPFMAFVSMLMGIILASGLGDWIAKVISPLAGNIGGLLVISIICTLPFLSPILGPGAVIAQVVGTLVGTQIGLGAIPAYLALPALFAINGQAGCDFVPVGLSLGEAEPETVEYGVPALFYSRLITGPISVIIAYGVAIFALR, translated from the coding sequence ATGGATGCAAATAGAGTATTAAAGATAGAAAAGGGAACTTCTGGTTGGGGAGGACCTTTATACATAAAAAAAGAAGCAACTAGAAATAAAATATTGTCAATGACTGCTGGTGGTATTCATGAAGTGACATTAAAAATAAAAGAATTATTGGATTGTGAGGTTATAGATGGATTTAAAACTGGGATTCCTGATGAAGAGGTGGCAGTAGTTATTATTGATTGTGGTGGAACAGCAAGGTGTGGGGTTTATCCAAAGAAGAAAATACCTACAATTAATGTAAATCCAGTGGGAAAAACAGGGCCTTTAGCAAAATTTATAACTGAAGAATACTATGTATCAGATGTTAATATTAATTGCATAAGTATTTTAGATGGTGAAGAAACACAAAAAAAATCTCAAGAAAATAAAAATGAAAGTCAAAGTTCTATTAGAAAGCCTGATAATTATAATGAAGTAAAATCAAAAGCTCAAGAAGAATATGCGAAGAAAAACATAATACTTTCTATTGGGCAAGGAGCAGGACAAGTAGTATCAAAGTTTTATGATGCGGGTAGAGATACTATCCAAATGATAATGAATAATGTAATACCATTTATGGCATTTGTAAGTATGCTTATGGGAATTATTTTGGCATCTGGGTTAGGTGATTGGATTGCAAAGGTAATATCACCACTTGCAGGAAACATTGGTGGTTTGTTAGTTATATCAATAATTTGTACACTTCCATTTTTATCACCTATATTAGGTCCTGGAGCAGTTATAGCACAGGTAGTAGGTACTCTTGTAGGAACACAAATTGGTCTTGGTGCAATACCAGCATATTTAGCACTTCCTGCTTTATTTGCAATAAATGGGCAAGCTGGCTGTGACTTTGTCCCAGTAGGATTAAGTTTAGGAGAAGCAGAACCAGAAACCGTGGAATATGGAGTACCAGCATTATTTTACTCTCGTTTAATAACTGGGCCAATATCTGTAATTATTGCGTATGGCGTTGCAATATTTGCATTAAGATAG
- a CDS encoding BglG family transcription antiterminator, which translates to MNVTEKIPSIDRKIFKILIMCSKKEFVSIDSIADELNVTTRSVRTYIKQLNKDLGSNIAIIKYIKGQGYKLEIKDKQILNKIIDVNKKSVFSLNSKEERAEFILNYLIELDGFITLDSLADEMCIGRTTLVNDFQYVEKVLNSYNLNLVKKQNTGMKLHGSELDIRLLILNQLYKDSRKDLNNSKYFKCIKKEEIASLEEELLTLFKNNNFYVTDEMLREVFNYIVVLMYRVKEQKIVKEYDVKFDLLKSYDEYLIAGEIKNILSEKFEYILNDEEIIYLTIPLVSGNAPASECALNSSRINKNIDDLMESIFNQIYVDMGIFINEDELRVGLGYHLSFTLNRLLFNIKLKNVLLEEIKQNYILPFKLAQIAGKVIEKKYNLEVSEDEIGYIAIHFSGYLERNSSRFYSIKKIAIICGTGLGTAKLLKIRVEKLIGNNPKIDTLSSFNLRNINLDEYDIVFTTIDLDTSNINTIVLKINTIFDENKLREQLKTVLCLREGNIDTTDSPNLLINNLLNENKFMILNEKTILDSLEKMMDNLMDLGCIDDNFRKNIIKREEKSPTVFDKGLLFPHAVNEKSDKFLMAVGVLEEPIFYANRSIKIILMTMFPCEDKVDSDLLVKIYEEVLKIGQNVKLTNKISKCRSFVEFKKVLIENII; encoded by the coding sequence ATGAATGTAACTGAGAAAATTCCTTCTATTGACCGTAAAATATTCAAGATATTGATTATGTGTAGTAAAAAAGAGTTTGTAAGTATTGATTCAATAGCAGACGAATTGAATGTTACAACCAGAAGTGTCAGAACATATATAAAGCAATTGAATAAAGATTTAGGAAGTAACATAGCAATAATAAAATATATAAAAGGTCAAGGCTATAAACTAGAGATAAAAGATAAGCAAATACTCAATAAGATTATTGATGTGAATAAAAAAAGTGTATTTTCATTAAATTCAAAGGAAGAGAGGGCAGAGTTTATACTAAATTATTTGATAGAACTAGATGGATTTATTACACTGGATAGTCTAGCAGATGAGATGTGTATAGGAAGAACTACGCTAGTAAATGACTTTCAATATGTAGAAAAGGTATTAAATTCTTATAATTTGAATTTAGTAAAAAAGCAAAATACAGGAATGAAATTGCATGGTAGTGAACTTGATATTAGGTTACTTATATTAAATCAGTTGTATAAAGATTCAAGAAAAGATTTAAATAATTCTAAGTACTTTAAATGTATCAAAAAAGAAGAAATTGCAAGTTTAGAAGAAGAATTATTGACTTTATTTAAAAATAATAATTTTTATGTTACAGATGAAATGCTCAGAGAAGTTTTTAATTACATAGTAGTTTTGATGTATAGAGTAAAAGAACAGAAGATAGTAAAAGAGTATGATGTAAAATTTGATTTACTTAAGTCATATGATGAGTATCTTATTGCTGGGGAAATAAAGAATATTTTATCAGAAAAATTTGAATATATTTTAAATGATGAAGAAATTATTTATTTAACTATACCATTAGTAAGTGGAAATGCACCAGCATCAGAATGTGCTTTAAATAGTAGTAGAATAAATAAAAATATTGATGATTTAATGGAAAGCATATTCAATCAGATATATGTTGATATGGGTATTTTTATAAATGAGGATGAGTTAAGGGTAGGACTTGGATATCATCTTAGTTTTACACTGAACAGGCTATTATTTAATATAAAATTAAAAAATGTATTGTTAGAAGAAATCAAACAAAACTATATACTTCCATTTAAGCTGGCACAAATAGCAGGAAAAGTAATAGAGAAAAAATATAATCTAGAAGTTTCTGAGGATGAAATTGGTTATATAGCAATTCATTTTAGTGGATACTTAGAAAGAAATAGTAGTAGATTTTATTCAATTAAGAAAATAGCAATTATATGTGGGACAGGTCTTGGAACAGCAAAACTATTAAAAATAAGAGTTGAAAAATTGATAGGAAATAATCCTAAAATTGATACTCTTTCAAGTTTTAATTTGAGAAACATTAATTTAGATGAATACGATATAGTTTTTACAACTATTGATTTAGATACATCAAATATAAATACAATAGTATTAAAAATCAATACAATATTTGATGAAAATAAATTGAGGGAACAATTAAAGACCGTATTATGTTTAAGAGAAGGCAACATAGATACTACTGATTCTCCAAATTTACTAATAAATAATTTGTTAAATGAAAATAAATTTATGATATTAAATGAAAAAACGATACTTGATTCATTAGAAAAAATGATGGACAATCTTATGGATTTGGGATGTATTGATGATAATTTTAGAAAAAATATAATCAAAAGAGAAGAAAAATCTCCTACAGTTTTTGATAAAGGTTTATTATTTCCTCATGCTGTAAATGAAAAGTCAGATAAATTTTTAATGGCAGTTGGGGTTTTAGAAGAGCCAATATTTTATGCAAATAGAAGTATAAAAATAATACTTATGACAATGTTTCCATGTGAGGATAAGGTGGATTCAGATTTATTGGTAAAGATTTATGAAGAAGTTTTAAAGATAGGACAAAATGTAAAATTAACAAATAAGATAAGTAAATGTAGAAGCTTTGTAGAATTTAAAAAAGTATTGATTGAGAATATTATATAG
- a CDS encoding pyruvate, phosphate dikinase codes for METKYVYSFGEGSKDMKSLLGGKGANLAEMTKIGLPVPPGFTITTEACNDYYVNNESIRAEIIKEIEAHLATLEKDLNKTLGCNKNPLLVSVRSGAVFSMPGMMDTILNLGLNDNSVIGLAEATQNERFAYDSYRRFIQMFSDVAMEVPKYKFENVLDRVKEAKGYTVDTELTTDDLKEIVKEFKAIYKKEIKSDFPQDPKEQLMLAIEAVFRSWNNPRAIVYRRLNDIAHNLGTAVNIQSMVFGNMGETSGTGVAFTRNPATGENKLFGEFLMNAQGEDVVAGIRTPQNISTLAEVMPAVFDEFVKITHILEGHYKDMQDIEFTIENERLYILQTRNGKRTAAAAINVVVDLVEAGIIDEKEAIMRIEPNQLDQLLHPKFEDKALKEAKVIAKGLPASPGAASGRVYFNADDVVKANEKGEKVVLVRLETSPEDIEGMVKAEGILTARGGMTSHAAVVARGMGKCCVAGCGEIKVDEFNKEVRALDDIVIKEGEYISIDGSTGNVYLGDVKKTEVSLTGNFEKLMQWVDKHKCMMVRTNADNPRDARAAIEFGAEGIGLCRTEHMFFDEDRLPAVREMILSNTVEQREKALEKILPMQREDFVELFKVMDGKPVNIRLLDPPLHEFLPHDDETIEELSKTMGIKVSDIKKRIVDLDEFNPMLGHRGCRLAITYPEICVMQSKAIIQGAIEAIRAGVKVSPEIMVPLIGEVNELKIIRKMIVETVDAIIKEEGVEVPYTVGTMIEIPRACLTADEIAQEADFFSFGTNDLTQMAFGYSRDDAGKFLGQYVDEEILEKDPFQVLDQNGVGKLVKMGVKLGREVKPELKLGICGEHGGEPSSVEFCYNVGLNYVSCSPFRVPIARLAAAQASIKNPR; via the coding sequence ATGGAAACTAAGTATGTTTATAGTTTTGGTGAAGGAAGCAAAGACATGAAATCTTTACTAGGAGGTAAAGGTGCCAATTTAGCAGAAATGACTAAGATAGGCTTACCTGTCCCTCCTGGATTCACTATAACAACAGAGGCATGTAATGACTACTATGTTAATAATGAAAGTATAAGAGCAGAAATAATAAAAGAAATAGAAGCACATCTAGCTACTTTAGAAAAAGATTTAAACAAAACATTAGGATGCAATAAAAATCCACTACTAGTATCAGTTCGTTCTGGTGCAGTATTCTCTATGCCAGGAATGATGGATACAATACTTAACTTAGGTCTTAATGACAATAGTGTTATTGGTCTAGCAGAAGCTACACAAAATGAAAGATTTGCATATGATAGTTACAGAAGATTCATACAAATGTTTTCTGATGTTGCTATGGAAGTGCCAAAATACAAATTTGAAAATGTACTAGATAGAGTAAAAGAAGCAAAAGGATACACAGTTGATACAGAACTTACAACTGATGACTTAAAAGAAATAGTAAAAGAATTTAAAGCAATATACAAAAAAGAAATAAAAAGTGATTTTCCACAAGACCCAAAAGAGCAATTAATGCTTGCTATAGAGGCAGTGTTTAGATCATGGAATAACCCTCGTGCAATCGTATACCGTAGATTAAATGATATAGCTCATAATTTAGGAACAGCAGTAAATATTCAATCAATGGTATTTGGTAATATGGGAGAAACTAGTGGTACAGGTGTTGCATTTACTAGAAATCCAGCTACAGGAGAAAATAAATTATTTGGTGAATTCTTAATGAATGCTCAAGGTGAAGATGTTGTTGCAGGTATAAGAACTCCTCAAAATATATCAACTCTTGCTGAAGTAATGCCAGCTGTATTTGATGAATTCGTAAAAATTACTCATATACTTGAAGGTCACTATAAAGATATGCAAGATATAGAGTTTACTATAGAAAATGAAAGATTATATATATTACAAACTAGAAATGGTAAAAGAACAGCAGCAGCAGCAATAAATGTAGTAGTTGATTTAGTTGAAGCTGGAATAATAGATGAAAAAGAAGCTATAATGAGAATTGAGCCTAATCAATTAGACCAGTTATTACATCCAAAATTTGAAGATAAAGCTTTAAAAGAAGCTAAAGTTATAGCAAAAGGTTTACCAGCATCACCAGGTGCAGCAAGTGGTAGAGTTTACTTCAATGCTGATGATGTAGTAAAAGCAAATGAAAAGGGAGAAAAAGTAGTTTTAGTTAGACTAGAAACATCTCCAGAAGATATAGAAGGTATGGTTAAGGCTGAAGGAATTCTTACAGCTAGAGGTGGAATGACATCACATGCAGCAGTTGTTGCTAGAGGTATGGGTAAATGTTGTGTTGCTGGATGTGGAGAAATAAAAGTTGATGAGTTTAATAAAGAAGTAAGAGCTCTTGATGATATAGTTATAAAAGAAGGAGAGTACATTTCTATAGATGGTTCTACAGGAAATGTTTACTTAGGAGATGTTAAGAAAACAGAAGTTTCTTTAACTGGAAACTTTGAAAAATTAATGCAATGGGTAGATAAGCATAAATGTATGATGGTTAGAACTAACGCAGATAATCCTAGAGATGCTCGTGCAGCTATAGAATTTGGTGCTGAAGGTATAGGTCTATGTAGAACTGAGCATATGTTCTTTGATGAAGACAGATTACCAGCAGTTAGAGAAATGATATTGTCTAATACAGTAGAGCAAAGAGAAAAAGCTCTTGAAAAAATATTACCAATGCAAAGAGAAGATTTTGTAGAGTTATTCAAAGTTATGGATGGAAAGCCAGTTAATATAAGATTACTAGATCCACCACTACATGAATTCTTACCTCATGATGATGAAACTATAGAAGAACTTTCAAAAACTATGGGAATAAAAGTAAGTGATATTAAGAAGAGAATAGTTGATTTAGATGAATTTAACCCAATGCTTGGGCACAGAGGATGTAGACTTGCAATAACTTATCCTGAAATATGTGTAATGCAATCTAAGGCAATAATACAAGGTGCTATAGAAGCAATAAGAGCAGGTGTTAAAGTTTCTCCAGAAATAATGGTTCCATTAATTGGAGAAGTAAATGAGTTAAAGATAATAAGAAAAATGATAGTAGAAACTGTTGATGCTATAATCAAAGAAGAAGGAGTAGAAGTTCCTTATACTGTAGGTACTATGATAGAAATACCTAGAGCTTGTTTAACAGCTGATGAAATAGCACAAGAAGCAGACTTCTTCAGTTTTGGTACTAATGACTTAACTCAAATGGCATTTGGATATTCAAGAGATGATGCTGGTAAATTCTTAGGTCAATATGTAGATGAAGAAATATTAGAAAAAGACCCATTCCAAGTACTAGACCAAAATGGTGTTGGTAAGTTAGTTAAGATGGGAGTTAAATTAGGTAGAGAAGTTAAACCAGAATTAAAACTAGGAATATGTGGAGAACATGGTGGAGAACCATCTTCAGTAGAGTTCTGTTATAATGTAGGACTTAACTATGTATCTTGTTCACCATTTAGAGTGCCAATTGCTAGACTTGCAGCAGCTCAAGCATCTATAAAAAACCCTAGATAA
- a CDS encoding kinase/pyrophosphorylase, producing MLVKNLIIYAVSDSVGETAQQVAKACMSQFYVNETYEIKRFPYMINKGVLLETLENAKAENALIVYTLVDEELCSIVERYCEREGLSCIDLMTDILREISKRTGRKPKREAGIIRKLDESYFKRVEAIEFAVKYDDGKDPRGVLQADIILVGISRTSKTPLSMYLANKNIKVANVPLVPEIPIPKEVFEIETKKIIGLTNSPEKLNEIRTQRLKALGLSSKANYANLERILQELDYSEEIMKKIGCPVINVSNKAIEETAGIILDIMKENGLKIYKEIEI from the coding sequence ATGCTGGTGAAAAACCTAATTATATATGCAGTATCAGACTCAGTAGGGGAGACTGCACAACAAGTTGCAAAAGCATGTATGTCACAATTTTATGTAAATGAAACTTATGAAATAAAAAGATTTCCATATATGATTAATAAGGGAGTATTACTTGAAACACTAGAAAATGCAAAAGCTGAAAACGCTTTGATTGTATATACATTAGTTGATGAAGAGCTATGCAGTATTGTTGAAAGATATTGCGAAAGAGAAGGTCTTAGTTGTATAGATTTGATGACAGATATATTAAGGGAAATAAGTAAAAGAACTGGAAGAAAACCTAAAAGAGAAGCTGGTATAATCAGAAAATTAGATGAATCTTACTTTAAGAGAGTTGAGGCTATAGAATTTGCAGTAAAATATGATGATGGAAAGGACCCTAGAGGAGTTCTTCAAGCAGACATAATTTTAGTGGGAATATCAAGAACATCTAAAACTCCTTTAAGTATGTATTTAGCTAATAAAAATATAAAAGTAGCTAATGTACCATTAGTTCCAGAAATACCAATTCCTAAAGAAGTATTTGAAATAGAAACTAAGAAGATAATAGGTCTTACTAATTCACCTGAAAAGTTGAATGAAATAAGAACTCAAAGATTAAAAGCTTTAGGGCTATCTAGTAAAGCTAATTATGCTAACTTAGAAAGAATACTTCAAGAATTAGACTATTCAGAAGAAATAATGAAGAAAATTGGATGCCCAGTAATAAATGTTTCAAATAAAGCAATTGAAGAAACTGCAGGTATAATTTTAGACATAATGAAGGAAAATGGTCTAAAAATATATAAAGAAATAGAAATTTAA
- a CDS encoding PTS glucitol/sorbitol transporter subunit IIA: MKYEVKISGIGSLVEELINESNCLIIYDETINDEDLKDISVIHSISTLKSNVEIGDTLTIGNRDYCIVSVGDIAQNTLREIGHCTIKFDGEDKVNLPGEIHVEIGKPDIKIGDLITIY, from the coding sequence ATGAAGTATGAAGTTAAGATAAGTGGGATAGGCAGTTTAGTTGAAGAATTAATAAATGAAAGCAACTGTCTTATTATATACGATGAAACTATTAATGATGAAGATTTGAAAGATATATCTGTAATTCATTCAATATCAACATTAAAAAGTAATGTTGAAATAGGGGATACACTTACAATAGGAAATCGAGATTATTGTATAGTTTCAGTTGGTGATATTGCTCAAAATACTCTTAGAGAAATTGGTCACTGTACAATTAAATTTGATGGAGAAGATAAAGTAAATTTACCTGGAGAAATACATGTAGAAATTGGAAAACCAGATATAAAGATTGGAGATTTAATAACTATTTATTAA